From Glycine soja cultivar W05 chromosome 4, ASM419377v2, whole genome shotgun sequence, the proteins below share one genomic window:
- the LOC114410699 gene encoding uncharacterized protein LOC114410699, with protein sequence MDPVKYIFEKPALTGRIAGWQVLLSEFDIVCVAQKAIKGSASADYLALQPLNDYQPMHSEFLDEDIMASFEEKLYKDRDKWIVWFDEASNVLGHGVRVALVSPDNQCIPFTTRLGFDCTNNMAEYEPCALGVQATIDFNIKLLKVYGDLTLVIH encoded by the coding sequence atggacccggtcaagtacatctttgagaagcccgCTCTCACCGGGCGGATCGCTGGAtggcaggttttgctatccgagttcgacATAGTCTGCGTcgcccaaaaggcgataaaggggagCGCCTCGGCGGACTATTTGGCTCTGCAACCTCTCAATGATTATCAACCCATGCATTCCGAGTTCctagatgaggacatcatggcctcatTTGAAGAGAAGCTATACAAGGACAGAgacaagtggatcgtgtggttcGATGAAGCATCAAACGTTCTGGGCCATGGCGTTAGGGTagcattggtctctccggacaatcaatgcatACCTTTCACGACCAGGCTTGgtttcgactgcaccaacaacatggctgaATACGAACCATGCGCCCTGGGTGTCCAGGCAACAATTGACTTCAACATTAAGCTACTCAAGGTATACGGAGACTTGACGCTGGTGATTCACTAG